The genomic stretch ATTCCAACTCCCAAGTAGCCTCATCTGGACTCGAATTTTCCCAATGAACCTTCACCATTGGTATTTCCTTGGTCCGTAACTTCTTACTCGAGTACTCTAAGATACGATTTGGATGGGGTTGAAAGGATAAATCTGCTTCTATTTCAACTGTACTGGGAAGGATAGGATGGAAAGAGTCGGGAACAAACTTCCTAAGTTGAGATACATGGAAAACATCATGGAGACCGGAAAGGGATGGCGGTAAGGCTAACCGATACGCCACATCTCCTATCTGTTCGATGATTTGGTAAGGTCCTACAAATCTCGGATTTAACTTCCTTGACTTAAACGGGGTTTTCAAGTTCAGTCGAGGGGTAACTTTGAGAAACACATGGTCACCCTCGTCAAACTCTAAAAGTCTCCTTCGAGCATCGGCATAACTCTTCTGCCGGTCCTGTGCCTTCTTCAACTTATCACAAATCATCCTCACTTTTTCAGTTGTCTTCTGAATAATCTCCGGCCCAAGAATACTTTTCTCACCAACATCTGACCAACAAAGAGGTGTCCTGCATCTTCTTCCATACAAGGCCTCATACAGTGCCATCCTGATACTTGCATGATGAGTGTTATTATAAGCGAATTCAATTAGAGGTAGGTGGTCCTTCCAATTTCTTTCTCCTTCCAACACGCAAGCTCTTAACATATTTTGCAAGATCTGAATCGTCCTTTCGATTAGGCCATCCGTCTGTGGGTGATCTGAAGTGCTCAAACGGACTTGTGTACCCATGGCATGTTGAAATGctttccaaaatctagaagtaaactttGGGTCTCTATCTGATATCACCGTggaaggaacaccatgcaaacacaTGATTTCCTCAATAAATAACCGTGCGAGACAGATAGTCTTGTACGTGGTCTTAACTGCTGAGAAATGGGCTGATTTAGTTAAACGGTCCACAATCACCCAAATAAAGTCATAACCGTTGAACGTACGAGGTAACCCCACCACAAAGTTCATGGATATACTATCTCATTTCCAAACAGTGACTTCACGTGGTTGCAACAATCCTCCTGGTCGTTGGTGTTCTATTTTCACCTGCTGACATACCAAACACCGGGCCACAAACTCGTTGATGTCCTTCTTCATACCAGACCACCAATAAACTCTCcttaagtcttgatacatctttgatGAGCCTGGATGAATGGTAAATTTACTCTTGTGAGCCTCTTCGAGTATGGTTCTTCGTAACTCTTCATCTTTAGGAACGCAAATTCGTTGATTAAAGAGAATTGTTTCGTCTGTAGCTTGGGAGTAACTGGGTCGTCCGAAACAAGATCGTAACTCTTCATCTACAAATTGAGAAATTCGGACTTTATCTCTCAATTCACTGGTAATGCTCAGATTACCAAAAACTATTCCTTCAGGAAGTTCAACAACTTGTAAGTTAAGATCTCGAAACTTCTCCAATAACTCAAATTCCAATACCATTAAATTAGCCACATGCACTTccttcctgctcaatgcatctGCTACCTTATTTGCCTTTTTGGGATGGTACTTAAGCTCAAAATCAAAATCCTTCAAATACTCCATCCACCTTCTTTGTCTCATGTTCAATTCCTTTTGGTCGAAAAGATACCTCAAACTATTGTGATCACTGAACATTTGAAAGTGGACTCCATACAGGTAATGACCCCACACTTTAAGCGCAAACACGATAGCTGCCAATTGTTAGTCATGAGTAGGGTAGTTTTCTTCATGCGGTCTCAATTGTCGAGAAACGTAAGCTACTACTTGCCCATTCTGCATTAGAACTCCTCCGAGTCCTTTCTTCGATGCATCACAACAGACTTCATACGGGATATTGATATCCGGGATAACTAAAACTGGGGCCGTAGTCAAACGCTTCTTGAGCTCTATAAAACTCTCCTCGCATTTTTCGTCCCACACAAACTG from Vicia villosa cultivar HV-30 ecotype Madison, WI linkage group LG4, Vvil1.0, whole genome shotgun sequence encodes the following:
- the LOC131597361 gene encoding uncharacterized mitochondrial protein AtMg00860-like, whose amino-acid sequence is MTEVKFLGHVISQGGVAMDPSKVEALVNWERPKNVSEVRSFLGLAGYYRRFIKGFSQIALPLSRLTRKETQFVWDEKCEESFIELKKRLTTAPVLVIPDINIPYEVCCDASKKGLGGVLMQNGQVVAYVSRQLRPHEENYPTHD